One genomic region from Jilunia laotingensis encodes:
- a CDS encoding sulfatase family protein, producing MNKTALLLTACAGMANMAAAQTQKPNIVIIYTDDMGIGDLSCYNSGWVMTPNIDRLASQGLKFNHYYTSSPVSSPSRVGLTTGMFPTEWGINTFLNNRKYNANCEQCDYLDSSAPTIAKSLKAAGYSTAHIGKWHMGGGRDVDDAPQIPKYGFDEYLSTYESPDPDKLITASNWIWSENDSIKRWERTGYFIDKTLDYLSRHKGKPCFVNLWPDDMHDPWVPSADYYNKKELWSTEVPFRQVLEEYDRQIGRFMDGLEKLGLAENTIVIFTSDNGAYPTFNQVRSNGHRGSKNSIYEGGVNMPFIIVWPNKIKAGGVDDESVINAVDIYPSLCAITGAKQIAGFNYSGEDMSKALLGIKHQARQKDMMWDFGRNRYFNRPAQVHQQSPHLGIRRGDWKVLVNGDGTNLELFNIKEDPNETTNIADRHPELASEMSKKVINWYYTKRKVRGEN from the coding sequence ATGAATAAAACAGCTTTATTGTTGACAGCATGTGCCGGAATGGCAAATATGGCAGCTGCTCAGACTCAGAAGCCCAATATTGTTATCATCTATACGGATGATATGGGTATTGGAGATTTGTCATGTTATAACAGTGGTTGGGTAATGACTCCCAATATTGACCGTTTGGCTTCCCAGGGGTTAAAGTTTAACCACTATTATACATCTTCTCCGGTAAGTTCGCCTTCCCGAGTAGGTCTGACGACGGGTATGTTTCCTACCGAATGGGGGATTAATACATTCTTGAACAACCGTAAATACAATGCCAATTGTGAGCAGTGTGATTATTTGGACAGTTCGGCTCCTACGATAGCTAAATCATTGAAGGCTGCGGGATATTCCACAGCTCATATCGGTAAATGGCACATGGGGGGTGGCCGTGATGTGGATGATGCTCCTCAGATCCCCAAATATGGTTTTGATGAATACCTGAGTACGTATGAAAGCCCCGATCCTGACAAGCTGATTACAGCTTCTAATTGGATATGGAGTGAGAACGATAGTATCAAGCGTTGGGAACGTACCGGTTATTTTATAGATAAAACCTTGGATTATCTTTCACGTCATAAGGGAAAACCTTGTTTCGTGAATTTGTGGCCGGATGATATGCATGATCCATGGGTGCCATCGGCAGATTATTATAACAAGAAAGAGTTGTGGTCAACGGAAGTTCCGTTCCGTCAGGTGTTGGAAGAGTATGATCGCCAGATCGGTCGCTTCATGGATGGTCTTGAAAAGTTAGGGCTAGCAGAGAATACAATCGTCATTTTTACCAGTGATAACGGTGCTTATCCAACATTCAATCAAGTACGTAGCAACGGTCATCGCGGTTCTAAGAACAGTATTTATGAAGGGGGTGTGAATATGCCTTTCATTATTGTATGGCCGAATAAAATTAAAGCCGGTGGAGTGGATGATGAGAGTGTGATCAATGCCGTTGATATATATCCGTCATTGTGTGCCATTACAGGTGCAAAACAAATTGCAGGCTTTAATTACAGTGGTGAAGATATGAGTAAGGCGTTGTTAGGGATTAAGCACCAAGCTCGGCAGAAAGACATGATGTGGGATTTCGGTCGTAATCGCTACTTCAATCGTCCGGCACAGGTACACCAACAAAGTCCGCATTTAGGTATCCGTCGGGGAGATTGGAAGGTATTGGTAAATGGCGACGGAACGAATCTTGAACTTTTTAATATTAAAGAAGATCCGAACGAAACTACCAATATTGCTGACAGACATCCAGAGTTGGCTTCGGAGATGTCGAAGAAAGTAATAAACTGGTATTATACGAAACGGAAAGTGAGGGGGGAGAATTAA
- a CDS encoding nucleoside kinase, with protein MKHMLQICCKNNNIYKEFPIGSSLLDIYYGFNLNFPYQVISAKVNNRSEGLNFRVYNNKDVEFLDIRDPSGMRTYVRSLCFVLYKAVNELFPDGKLYVEHPVSKGYFCNLRIGHPITLEDVSLIKKKMQEIIDENISFHRVECHTAEAVRIFSERGMNDKVKLLETSGSLYTYYYTLGDTIDYYYGNLLPSTGFIKLFDLVKYYDGLLLRIPNKDNPEVLEEVVKQEKMLDVFKEYLNWSSIMGLNNAGDFNLACEAGHATDLINVAEALQEKKIAQIADTIFNRGENGNRVKLVLISGPSSSGKTTFSKRLSIQLMTNGLRPYPISLDNYFVDREDTPRDENGEYDYESLYALDLKLFNEQLQALLRGEEVELPRFNFALGKKEFKGDKLKIDEHTILILEGIHALNPELTPQIPNASKFKIYVSALTTISLDDHNWIPTTDNRLLRRIIRDFNYRGYSAQETISRWPSVRAGEDKWIFPYQENADVMFNSALLFEFAVLRLHAETILTGVPRNCPEYAEAYRLLKFIKYFLPVQDKEIPPTSLLREFLGGSSFKY; from the coding sequence ATGAAACACATGTTACAAATCTGTTGCAAAAATAATAATATTTATAAAGAATTCCCTATAGGAAGTTCACTTTTGGATATTTATTACGGTTTTAATCTAAATTTCCCTTATCAGGTTATCAGTGCCAAGGTCAATAATCGCTCCGAGGGTCTTAACTTTCGTGTCTACAATAATAAGGATGTAGAGTTTCTGGATATCAGAGATCCATCAGGAATGCGCACCTATGTGCGTTCTCTATGCTTTGTACTATACAAGGCGGTCAATGAGCTTTTTCCGGATGGGAAATTATATGTTGAGCATCCTGTTTCCAAAGGCTATTTTTGTAATCTCCGCATCGGTCATCCCATCACTTTGGAAGATGTATCTCTGATTAAAAAGAAAATGCAGGAGATTATTGATGAAAATATTTCTTTCCATCGCGTTGAATGTCATACAGCCGAAGCTGTACGTATCTTCAGTGAACGCGGTATGAACGATAAAGTCAAACTGCTCGAAACTTCCGGTTCTCTCTATACTTATTATTATACCTTGGGAGATACCATAGATTATTATTATGGTAACCTGTTACCTAGTACAGGGTTTATCAAACTATTCGATCTGGTGAAGTATTATGACGGTCTGTTACTCCGTATTCCAAATAAAGACAATCCCGAGGTTTTAGAAGAGGTAGTAAAACAGGAAAAAATGCTCGATGTTTTTAAAGAATATCTAAACTGGAGTTCCATCATGGGATTGAACAATGCCGGTGACTTCAACCTTGCCTGTGAAGCAGGACATGCCACAGATCTTATAAATGTAGCAGAAGCTTTACAAGAAAAGAAAATAGCACAAATAGCAGATACGATCTTTAACCGTGGTGAAAATGGAAACAGAGTGAAACTGGTATTGATTTCCGGACCTTCTTCATCTGGAAAAACGACTTTTAGCAAGCGCCTATCCATCCAATTGATGACCAATGGATTAAGGCCCTATCCCATTTCGCTTGATAATTATTTCGTTGACAGGGAAGACACTCCCCGTGATGAAAATGGAGAGTATGACTATGAATCTTTATATGCCCTTGACCTTAAATTGTTCAATGAGCAATTACAGGCATTGTTGCGAGGAGAAGAAGTAGAATTGCCCCGCTTTAATTTCGCACTTGGGAAAAAGGAATTCAAAGGTGATAAGCTAAAAATAGACGAACACACAATTCTTATTCTGGAAGGTATTCATGCCTTGAACCCGGAACTGACTCCGCAAATTCCTAATGCTAGCAAGTTCAAGATATATGTGTCTGCCTTGACTACTATTTCGTTGGACGATCATAACTGGATTCCTACAACCGATAATCGGCTGTTACGCCGCATCATCCGCGACTTCAATTATCGTGGATACTCTGCACAGGAAACTATTTCACGCTGGCCCAGCGTACGTGCCGGAGAAGATAAATGGATATTCCCTTATCAAGAGAATGCCGATGTTATGTTTAACTCTGCTTTGCTTTTTGAGTTTGCAGTACTCCGACTTCACGCAGAAACTATCCTGACCGGAGTTCCAAGAAACTGCCCGGAATATGCCGAAGCTTACCGGTTACTAAAATTCATCAAATATTTCCTTCCTGTTCAGGACAAAGAAATACCTCCCACCTCTTTGCTAAGGGAGTTTCTGGGAGGAAGCAGTTTTAAATATTAG
- a CDS encoding Na/Pi cotransporter family protein codes for MEYSFYDFLKLLGSLALFLYGMKIMSEGLQKFAGDRLRTILTAMTTNRVTGVLTGILITALVQSSSATTVMVVSFVNAGLLTLSQSIGVIMGANVGTTVTAWIISVFGFKIDVAAMALPLLAFGVPLLFSQKSTRKSVGEFIFGFSFLFMGLAYLQMYAPDLSKNPEMLAFVQNYTDMGFLSIIIFVLVGAVITMIVQASAATMAITLIMCANGWISFELGAALAMGQNIGTTITANLAALTGNTQARRAALAHLLFNVFGVIVVLCIFHPFTRAVSWFVTDFMNQHNPATQVAFELSAFHTAFNIFNVLLLIWFVKGIERVVCILLPLKDTDEEYRLRYISRGLLSTAELSILEARKEIHLFAERTHRMFGMVRDLLHTEKDDDFNKLFSRVEKYENISDNMELEIANYLNQVSEGRLSSESKLQIRAMLREVTEIESIGDSCYNLARTINRKRQTNQDFTEKQYEHIHFMMKLTNDALEQMIVVVEKPEHHGADVNKSFNIENEINNYRNQLKNQNILDVNNKEYDYQMGVYYMDIIAECEKLGDYIVNVVEASSDVKEKKAS; via the coding sequence ATGGAATATTCTTTTTATGATTTTTTAAAGTTACTGGGCTCTCTAGCGCTGTTTCTGTATGGAATGAAGATCATGAGTGAAGGCCTTCAGAAGTTTGCCGGTGACCGTTTACGAACCATTTTGACGGCAATGACTACGAACCGTGTGACTGGAGTACTTACAGGTATACTTATTACTGCTCTGGTCCAATCTTCCTCAGCTACCACGGTTATGGTGGTGAGTTTCGTAAATGCTGGACTACTGACTCTTTCACAATCTATCGGTGTAATAATGGGTGCCAATGTCGGTACTACAGTTACTGCTTGGATTATTTCTGTATTCGGATTTAAAATCGATGTAGCTGCAATGGCACTTCCGCTTCTGGCATTTGGCGTTCCGCTTCTATTTTCGCAAAAAAGTACCCGTAAGTCTGTCGGGGAATTTATTTTTGGATTTTCTTTCCTTTTTATGGGACTTGCATACTTACAGATGTATGCACCGGATTTAAGTAAGAATCCTGAAATGCTTGCATTTGTACAGAATTATACGGATATGGGATTTCTCTCAATCATTATTTTTGTATTGGTTGGAGCCGTGATTACTATGATTGTGCAAGCATCTGCTGCTACAATGGCTATTACTCTTATTATGTGTGCTAATGGCTGGATCAGTTTTGAATTGGGGGCGGCTTTAGCGATGGGGCAGAATATCGGTACAACAATTACGGCCAATCTTGCAGCTTTGACCGGAAATACGCAGGCACGGCGTGCAGCACTTGCGCATCTTTTATTTAATGTTTTTGGCGTAATTGTCGTGCTTTGTATTTTCCATCCTTTTACAAGGGCTGTAAGTTGGTTTGTTACAGATTTTATGAATCAGCATAACCCGGCAACACAAGTCGCTTTTGAATTGTCAGCCTTCCATACAGCGTTTAATATCTTCAATGTACTTCTACTTATATGGTTTGTAAAGGGCATAGAACGTGTGGTTTGTATATTGCTTCCGTTGAAAGACACCGACGAGGAATATCGCTTGCGCTATATTTCCAGAGGATTGCTTTCTACTGCAGAACTTTCAATTCTTGAAGCACGCAAAGAAATTCATCTGTTTGCTGAACGTACACACCGTATGTTTGGGATGGTGAGGGATCTTTTACATACTGAAAAGGATGATGACTTTAATAAATTGTTCAGCCGTGTAGAAAAGTATGAAAACATTAGTGATAATATGGAACTGGAAATAGCTAACTATCTAAATCAGGTGTCCGAAGGGCGGTTGAGTTCGGAAAGTAAGTTACAGATACGTGCCATGCTTCGCGAGGTGACTGAGATTGAAAGTATAGGTGACAGTTGCTATAATCTAGCACGTACTATTAATCGGAAACGGCAGACGAATCAAGACTTTACAGAGAAACAGTATGAGCATATCCACTTTATGATGAAGCTTACAAACGATGCTCTTGAACAGATGATTGTTGTCGTTGAGAAGCCCGAACATCACGGTGCAGATGTCAACAAATCGTTTAATATAGAAAATGAAATCAATAACTATCGTAACCAATTGAAGAATCAGAATATTCTGGATGTGAACAATAAAGAGTACGATTATCAGATGGGTGTTTATTATATGGATATTATTGCCGAATGTGAAAAACTTGGTGATTATATCGTAAATGTTGTCGAAGCGAGCAGTGATGTGAAAGAGAAGAAAGCATCCTGA
- the rd gene encoding rubredoxin, producing MKKYICTVCDYIYDPEKGDPDSGIEPGTAFEDIPEDWVCPLCGVGKEDFEIYEDD from the coding sequence ATGAAGAAGTACATTTGCACAGTTTGTGATTATATTTATGATCCCGAAAAAGGCGATCCAGATAGTGGCATTGAACCAGGCACAGCTTTTGAAGATATTCCGGAGGATTGGGTTTGTCCACTCTGCGGGGTAGGGAAAGAAGATTTTGAGATCTATGAAGACGATTAA
- a CDS encoding carboxypeptidase regulatory-like domain-containing protein, producing the protein MRSRLLLLMAGIFFTALLFTENLSAENDPVVTKATVNAYVLSLNDDPGIFLFDLKNPGNLEMKFPLEANEIASAGTYANGKYYAMILTKDQKPIGLFAYDLQTGLRTLVNDMSDAVSFFIDMTYDYTTSSLYALWYDYPNTTLLRVNTEDGSPTLINIYQNKGLYAIAADITGQLYVTSSNGYVYSIDKTNNELVELFSTEIYGSGFQSMDFDLNSGRLYWIIHRYGNPLFYEIDLAQQSIQPMNNFPSGYQMGGLHTAFTNAVSESPAAIDNLSAQYGEDFLSTLKWTNPTLTLAGEALPDLLYAEVYRNDTLVDKLTNVSKGGTSEWTDLSAPNKINKYKIITYTSDGKEGFPAWISSFSGQDVPGNPTNVEVSKLSETSASITWEAPTNGLHDCWFDRETLTYKIVRQPDNTVLAEQLSATTYTDENVTEYSNYTYQIIALNAHGEGGSALSSTVSLGESIHLPFTSTFLTEEDFNLWSVYNRDDTEASWSFGQTYKGEGCATSSSYVTPFTTVDNWLVSPPLYLEKGIRYELSFKAYTAYYNSETFRITLGTAPDPEAQTIIVKDLSVKNYYGESVTIILPEQEEDGNYYLGIQHYAEVSNCMMLQVNNLQLKEQDKGSVNGTITTATGPIANVTITLNGDRTYTGKTDADGKYDIKEVIQGEYVLKASVLGYEEWEENITVTPEVALNKDITLETLPQYKVQGVVNDSKGNPVSGATIILSGYNYYRTSTDGDGAFKFDQVYQSREYKLEIKKNNFESKSNSLIVESDVQYDPVQLVYKNLSPYTIEATMTQEGQDESVVISWNRPVDLTAYAYDNDQPSTPIGYDIGRETHILGAVYREATTLYRIKWYTMSHDEKKPFVHVYIIDLDEQGNPTGEMLFSQKEVPTEDDQWTTFELPERVSAPRGFMIALSGEGNINLAKDDNPEIVGGKTQCYSTNYAFPDGYTYFEDAKWTGALMLRAEGEAIEKEEHPINVTYNLWRLAQEDKDHPDKWTQVVSGTTDRTLKDNSFHALPMNTYLYAVSASYPVDNLVSEKVFSNPVYHQQFTDVTFNINTNSVPEDAEGALIKLDDVRGNHYQITVTDGKASLPHIWKGIYTLTLTQAGFEQQVVSVDLSAESEYELSYTLVQIIAPVSNLDILPTEQKTEWKLMWDLFGNIEDGFESEAYEDFEINPVGNTGWQYIDNDGLETYGFGATTFPNMRAKMAAILFNSNTTEPPLAIHTAHSGDRALAFFAARETEDESGNIVLHTSDDYLISPELNFHKDFTFSFYARSYNDENGLERIRVGYSTTDTQLNSFTYIDKELISVPTEYTKYTYVIPKEAKYVVLNSSSPSAFILLVDDIFIGTDQVTSTEEPGYGTFDGYKVYVDNVCVATTQENNILLTGLTNGDHTASVTKVYKTGESAPLSIDFHVDNPDGINEVNSDFGIYVIPENKLILQGAYKQMKLFTATGTCMMVTDDVLPETDLNHLDKGVYIISVMTVENRNIVRKIVLK; encoded by the coding sequence ATGAGATCAAGATTATTACTTCTAATGGCAGGCATATTCTTTACTGCCCTTCTTTTTACTGAAAACCTTTCAGCGGAAAATGATCCGGTCGTAACCAAAGCAACGGTGAACGCCTACGTTCTGTCACTTAATGACGACCCTGGCATCTTTCTGTTCGATTTGAAAAATCCTGGTAACTTGGAAATGAAGTTTCCTCTTGAAGCTAACGAGATTGCCAGTGCAGGAACTTATGCTAATGGCAAATATTATGCAATGATTCTTACTAAAGACCAAAAGCCTATAGGTTTGTTTGCTTATGATTTGCAAACCGGCTTACGGACATTGGTGAATGACATGTCGGACGCGGTTTCGTTTTTTATAGACATGACATATGATTATACCACTTCGTCGCTCTATGCTTTATGGTATGATTATCCGAATACGACACTGTTACGTGTAAATACCGAAGATGGATCACCAACATTGATCAATATTTATCAAAATAAAGGACTCTATGCCATAGCGGCTGACATAACAGGGCAGCTTTATGTTACTTCATCTAATGGATATGTTTATTCCATAGATAAAACAAATAACGAACTAGTGGAACTGTTCTCTACTGAAATTTATGGTAGCGGCTTTCAAAGCATGGATTTCGATTTGAACAGCGGGCGGTTGTATTGGATAATTCATCGATATGGTAATCCGTTGTTTTACGAAATAGATCTGGCTCAACAGAGCATTCAACCGATGAATAATTTCCCATCCGGTTATCAAATGGGTGGTTTACATACGGCATTTACGAATGCTGTTTCGGAGAGTCCTGCTGCGATTGATAACTTGTCTGCCCAATATGGTGAAGATTTCTTGTCAACATTGAAATGGACAAATCCGACTTTGACTCTTGCGGGAGAAGCATTGCCTGATTTGTTGTATGCAGAAGTATATCGAAACGATACTTTGGTGGACAAATTAACTAACGTTTCCAAAGGAGGGACTTCGGAATGGACAGATTTATCTGCTCCTAATAAAATTAATAAATATAAGATAATCACTTATACATCTGATGGTAAAGAAGGATTTCCGGCATGGATATCTTCTTTCTCAGGGCAAGATGTTCCCGGCAATCCGACCAATGTTGAAGTATCAAAGCTCAGTGAAACGAGTGCTTCTATCACTTGGGAAGCTCCTACTAACGGACTACATGACTGCTGGTTTGATCGGGAAACGTTGACTTACAAAATAGTCCGCCAGCCCGATAATACAGTTCTGGCTGAACAATTGTCGGCCACAACCTATACTGATGAAAATGTTACGGAATATTCAAACTATACGTATCAAATTATAGCCCTTAATGCTCATGGTGAAGGAGGAAGTGCTTTATCATCTACCGTTTCGTTGGGAGAGAGTATTCATCTTCCTTTTACTTCTACTTTTCTGACGGAAGAAGACTTTAACCTGTGGAGTGTTTATAACAGGGATGATACAGAAGCCAGTTGGTCTTTCGGACAGACGTATAAAGGAGAAGGATGTGCTACCTCCTCATCCTATGTCACACCTTTCACAACTGTCGATAACTGGTTGGTATCTCCTCCTTTATATCTGGAAAAGGGAATTAGGTATGAATTGTCTTTTAAAGCATATACCGCCTATTATAATAGTGAAACGTTCAGAATAACTCTTGGAACAGCGCCTGATCCGGAAGCCCAAACTATTATTGTCAAAGATTTGTCTGTTAAAAACTACTATGGTGAATCTGTAACTATTATTTTACCTGAACAAGAAGAGGATGGGAACTATTATTTAGGTATCCAACATTATGCCGAAGTAAGTAACTGCATGATGTTACAAGTCAATAACCTGCAACTTAAAGAACAAGATAAAGGAAGTGTGAACGGAACGATTACCACAGCCACAGGTCCTATTGCAAATGTTACGATTACTTTAAACGGTGACAGGACTTATACGGGTAAGACGGATGCTGATGGAAAATATGATATTAAAGAGGTCATTCAAGGAGAATATGTGTTGAAAGCAAGTGTTTTGGGATATGAAGAGTGGGAAGAAAATATAACTGTAACTCCAGAAGTGGCTTTGAATAAAGATATTACTTTGGAAACGTTGCCACAGTATAAAGTACAAGGAGTTGTGAATGATAGTAAGGGAAATCCTGTCAGTGGGGCAACGATAATTCTATCAGGGTATAATTATTATCGTACCTCTACGGATGGAGACGGAGCATTCAAATTTGATCAAGTGTACCAGAGCCGTGAATATAAATTGGAGATAAAAAAGAATAACTTCGAATCGAAGAGTAATTCATTGATAGTGGAAAGTGATGTACAATATGATCCGGTTCAATTAGTATATAAGAATTTGTCCCCGTATACGATAGAAGCAACAATGACTCAGGAAGGACAAGACGAATCGGTTGTGATTAGCTGGAATCGTCCTGTCGATCTGACAGCATATGCTTATGACAATGACCAGCCTTCTACGCCTATCGGTTATGACATAGGAAGAGAAACACATATTTTGGGTGCCGTCTACCGGGAGGCTACTACACTTTACCGTATTAAATGGTATACCATGAGCCATGATGAAAAGAAACCTTTTGTACATGTTTATATCATTGATCTCGATGAACAGGGTAATCCAACGGGAGAAATGCTTTTCTCACAAAAGGAAGTGCCGACCGAAGACGACCAGTGGACTACATTCGAATTACCCGAACGGGTCAGCGCGCCACGCGGTTTTATGATTGCACTCAGCGGAGAGGGCAATATTAACCTTGCTAAAGACGATAATCCCGAAATAGTAGGTGGTAAGACACAGTGTTATAGCACAAATTATGCGTTCCCTGATGGATATACGTATTTTGAAGATGCAAAATGGACGGGGGCTTTAATGCTACGTGCCGAGGGAGAGGCGATTGAGAAAGAAGAACATCCTATTAATGTTACTTATAACCTGTGGAGGCTTGCACAAGAAGATAAGGACCATCCGGATAAGTGGACACAAGTTGTTTCCGGTACAACCGACCGGACTTTGAAAGATAATTCGTTCCATGCATTGCCTATGAATACTTATTTATATGCAGTTTCAGCTTCTTACCCGGTGGACAATCTCGTTTCTGAGAAAGTATTTTCAAACCCTGTTTATCACCAGCAGTTCACAGACGTTACGTTTAATATAAACACTAATTCCGTTCCGGAAGATGCTGAAGGGGCTTTAATCAAGCTGGATGATGTGCGGGGGAACCATTATCAAATAACTGTAACCGATGGTAAAGCCTCCTTGCCACATATCTGGAAAGGAATCTACACCTTGACTTTAACCCAAGCCGGATTTGAGCAACAGGTAGTATCTGTAGATTTAAGTGCGGAGAGTGAATATGAATTATCTTATACTTTGGTTCAGATCATTGCACCGGTAAGTAACCTTGATATCCTGCCCACGGAACAAAAAACGGAATGGAAATTGATGTGGGATTTATTTGGAAATATTGAAGACGGATTTGAGAGTGAAGCCTATGAAGACTTTGAAATTAATCCCGTTGGAAATACCGGTTGGCAATATATTGACAACGATGGTTTGGAGACTTATGGATTTGGCGCAACGACCTTCCCGAATATGCGTGCAAAGATGGCTGCCATTCTATTCAATTCGAATACAACGGAACCTCCATTGGCTATTCATACGGCTCATTCAGGCGATCGTGCCCTGGCGTTCTTTGCAGCAAGGGAAACAGAAGATGAATCGGGAAATATCGTTCTGCACACAAGCGATGATTATCTGATCTCACCGGAATTGAATTTTCACAAGGATTTCACCTTTAGTTTCTATGCAAGAAGTTACAATGACGAGAATGGATTGGAAAGAATACGTGTGGGCTATTCTACAACCGATACCCAATTGAATAGTTTCACTTATATTGATAAAGAACTGATCAGTGTACCCACGGAATATACAAAATATACATATGTCATTCCGAAAGAAGCTAAATATGTGGTATTGAACAGTTCTTCGCCGAGCGCATTCATTCTTTTGGTAGATGACATTTTTATTGGGACAGATCAGGTAACTTCTACGGAAGAACCGGGATACGGTACATTCGATGGCTATAAGGTGTATGTAGATAATGTCTGTGTAGCCACGACTCAGGAAAATAATATCTTATTGACCGGATTGACAAACGGTGATCATACGGCATCTGTCACCAAAGTGTATAAAACAGGTGAATCCGCCCCATTGTCTATTGACTTTCATGTGGACAATCCGGATGGCATCAATGAAGTGAACTCCGATTTCGGTATCTACGTGATTCCGGAGAATAAGCTGATTCTTCAAGGTGCTTATAAGCAAATGAAACTGTTCACCGCAACCGGCACGTGCATGATGGTTACAGATGATGTTCTGCCTGAGACAGACTTGAATCATTTGGATAAAGGAGTTTACATCATTTCAGTCATGACGGTGGAAAACCGGAATATAGTGCGTAAGATTGTACTAAAATAG
- a CDS encoding tetratricopeptide repeat protein — MKTRILFLFLACIWQGTGLLAKEDENVESILQQAYDLDTSHPEEAIEKAKQAYEIGKGINDAVICSRALSFYARITMFEGDHELGLRLYLNALNFCPPDSISILADIYSGIGWGYTELDDREKALDYIDKSLRIYQKQADTIGVAISYNYKGFIYYRGSQYDRADHFFHLALDIFRKQDNQRNIAAVINNLCMSPGNSDEKVKLIQEAISINQSLGNMWSIGENYNNLGKQYYYLHRYDDGLLALERAKEYAQRAKAKNLLLENYQLRSLIYAAQKDYPMAFNAAQKQIELDKEIRSEKNIRDMERYISNQELLKLKQEYELQQKKHDLAILQKNWIITVIVLLLCLLLFFMRFRWFKKKKEMELIARQYELEQSQCRIMELEIKKKEETIGSIDNELQAAKEKLGYMLLFLRSRNELLEKIRNMIRETYKMEPFEQLTHLKKVNTFIAQYQMEEQQDELALQIEEQNRDFSKRLEEQFPCITASEMNLAVLLRMNLSSKEIALITGNSVKTISMTRHRLRKHIGLKPEEDIVLFLQRI; from the coding sequence ATGAAAACACGTATACTATTCCTGTTCCTTGCCTGCATTTGGCAGGGAACAGGACTTTTGGCAAAAGAAGACGAGAATGTTGAATCGATACTTCAACAAGCTTATGATCTGGATACCTCTCATCCGGAGGAGGCTATTGAAAAGGCAAAACAAGCGTATGAAATAGGAAAAGGCATCAATGATGCAGTAATCTGTTCTCGTGCGCTTTCTTTTTATGCCCGGATCACGATGTTCGAGGGAGACCATGAATTAGGACTGAGGCTTTATCTGAATGCGTTGAATTTTTGTCCGCCGGATTCAATATCTATTCTTGCTGACATATACAGTGGGATCGGATGGGGATATACGGAACTGGACGATAGGGAAAAGGCTTTGGATTATATTGATAAGAGTTTGCGGATTTATCAAAAACAAGCTGATACAATCGGTGTTGCCATCTCTTATAATTATAAAGGATTCATTTATTATCGCGGGAGCCAGTATGACCGGGCTGATCATTTCTTCCATCTTGCCTTGGATATATTCAGGAAGCAGGATAACCAACGCAATATCGCTGCGGTGATCAACAATCTTTGTATGTCTCCGGGCAACAGTGATGAAAAGGTGAAGCTTATCCAGGAAGCCATTTCGATAAACCAGTCTCTTGGTAACATGTGGTCTATCGGGGAGAATTATAACAATCTGGGGAAACAGTATTACTATCTGCACCGCTATGACGATGGACTGTTGGCATTGGAACGGGCGAAAGAATATGCACAGAGGGCGAAAGCGAAAAATCTTCTGTTGGAGAATTATCAGTTGCGTTCGCTTATCTATGCTGCCCAAAAAGATTATCCGATGGCATTCAATGCCGCCCAAAAACAGATAGAACTCGATAAAGAAATTCGTTCAGAGAAAAACATCCGGGACATGGAACGTTACATCTCCAATCAGGAGTTGTTGAAGCTCAAACAGGAGTATGAATTGCAACAGAAAAAGCATGACCTTGCCATCCTGCAAAAGAACTGGATCATTACGGTGATTGTCCTGTTGCTTTGCCTTTTATTGTTCTTTATGCGTTTCAGGTGGTTTAAGAAAAAGAAAGAGATGGAGCTTATTGCCCGGCAATATGAACTGGAACAATCACAGTGCCGGATCATGGAACTGGAAATAAAGAAAAAGGAGGAGACTATCGGCAGCATAGATAATGAATTGCAAGCTGCCAAAGAAAAACTGGGGTATATGTTGCTGTTCTTAAGGAGCCGTAACGAATTGCTTGAAAAGATACGCAACATGATCAGGGAAACTTACAAAATGGAGCCGTTCGAGCAACTTACCCATCTGAAAAAGGTGAATACTTTCATTGCCCAGTACCAGATGGAAGAGCAACAAGATGAGCTAGCCCTTCAGATAGAGGAACAGAACAGGGATTTCTCTAAACGACTGGAAGAGCAATTCCCCTGTATTACTGCCAGTGAAATGAACCTTGCCGTATTGCTGAGGATGAACCTTTCTTCAAAAGAAATAGCTTTGATAACCGGAAACTCCGTTAAAACCATCAGCATGACCCGTCACCGCTTGAGGAAGCATATCGGATTGAAACCGGAAGAAGATATTGTTCTTTTTTTGCAAAGAATTTAG